A window of the Gossypium hirsutum isolate 1008001.06 chromosome A03, Gossypium_hirsutum_v2.1, whole genome shotgun sequence genome harbors these coding sequences:
- the LOC107887514 gene encoding zinc transporter 6, chloroplastic: protein MHTPTSISLTVAAIKAISPCVTDAARTLGCRDGAAASHLKLISLVVIFISSIAGISSPIFLARYFQGKPVYDKAILVIKCFAAGVILSTSLVHVLPEAFAALSDCHVASRHPWKDFPFAGLVTLLGALLALFVDLTASSHVEHGQSKPSGEYFPVVTQEGTTGKKVGKDLPNEELVKLKQKLVSQVLEIGIIFHSVVIGATMGMSQNQCTIRPLVAALAFHQVFEGMGLGGCIAQAEFKTGTVAYMCFMFSTTTPMGIVLGMVVFAVTGYGDSSPNALIMEGLLGSMSSGILIYMAMVDLIALDFFHNKLMASQTWLKKASFIALALGSTSMFILALWA, encoded by the exons ATGCATACTCCCACTTCCATTTCTCTTACAGTAGCAGCCATTAAAGCCATATCTCCGTGCGTGACCGACGCCGCTCGAACCCTCGGCTGCCGTGACGGCGCCGCCGCGTCACACCTAAAGCTCATCTCTCTTGTAGTAATCTTCATCTCCAGCATCGCCGGCATATCTTCCCCTATCTTTCTAGCTCGTTACTTCCAAGGGAAACCCGTTTACGACAAGGCGATTTTGGTAATCAAGTGCTTCGCCGCCGGCGTCATCCTCTCGACCTCCTTAGTTCACGTCCTCCCCGAAGCCTTCGCTGCTCTCTCCGATTGCCACGTCGCTTCCCGCCATCCGTGGAAGGATTTCCCTTTCGCTGGGCTGGTCACGTTACTCGGAGCCCTCCTGGCTCTTTTCGTCGACTTGACGGCGAGCTCTCACGTGGAGCACGGTCAGAGTAAGCCGAGCGGAGAGTATTTTCCGGTGGTAACACAGGAGGGGACGACCGGAAAGAAAGTGGGGAAGGATTTGCCGAACGAGGAATTGGTGAAGCTTAAGCAGAAGCTGGTGTCGCAGGTATTGGAGATTGGGATAATTTTTCATTCAGTGGTCATCGGAGCGACGATGGGGATGTCGCAAAATCAGTGTACGATTAGACCGCTGGTTGCAGCACTGGCTTTTCACCAAGTCTTTGAAGGCATGGGTCTTGGTGGCTGTATTGCTCAG gCGGAATTCAAAACGGGAACAGTGGCATACATGTGCTTCATGTTTTCAACGACGACACCAATGGGAATAGTCTTGGGAATGGTAGTATTTGCAGTGACGGGGTACGGCGACAGCAGCCCTAATGCGTTGATAATGGAAGGGTTGTTAGGTTCTATGTCGTCGG GCATACTCATTTACATGGCGATGGTTGATCTCATTGCCCTCGATTTCTTCCACAACAAGCTCATGGCTTCCCAAACGTGGTTGAAGAAAGCTTCTTTCATTGCGCTAGCTCTTGGCTCTACCTCCATGTTTATCCTTGCACTCTGggcttaa